In one window of Saccharomyces paradoxus chromosome VII, complete sequence DNA:
- the PMA1 gene encoding H(+)-exporting P2-type ATPase PMA1 (Plasma membrane P2-type H+-ATPase~similar to YGL008C) — translation MADTSSSSSSSSSASSVSAHQPTQEKPAKTYDDAASESSDDDDIDALIEELQSNHGVDDEGSDDDGPVAAGEARPVPEEYLQTDPSYGLTSDEVLKRRKKYGLNQMADEKESLVVKFVMFFVGPIQFVMEAAAILAAGLSDWVDFGVICGLLMLNAGVGFVQEFQAGSIVDELKKTLANTAVVIRDGQLVEIPANEVVPGDILQLEDGTIIPTDGRIVTEDCFLQIDQSAITGESLAVDKHYGDQTFSSSTVKRGEGFMVVTATGDNTFVGRAAALVNKAAGGQGHFTEVLNGIGIILLVLVVATLLLVWTACFYRTNGIVRILRYTLGITIIGVPVGLPAVVTTTMAVGAAYLAKKQAIVQKLSAIESLAGVEILCSDKTGTLTKNKLSLHEPYTVEGVSPDDLMLTACLAASRKKKGLDAIDKAFLKSLKQYPKAKDALTKYKVLEFHPFDPVSKKVTAVVESPEGERIVCVKGAPLFVLKTVEEDHPIPEDVHENYENKVAELASRGFRALGVARKRGEGHWEILGVMPCMDPPRDDTAQTVSEARHLGLRVKMLTGDAVGIAKETCRQLGLGTNIYNAERLGLGGGGDMPGSELADFVENADGFAEVFPQHKYRVVEILQNRGYLVAMTGDGVNDAPSLKKADTGIAVEGATDAARSAADIVFLAPGLSAIIDALKTSRQIFHRMYSYVVYRIALSLHLEIFLGLWIAILDNSLNIDLIVFIAIFADVATLAIAYDNAPYSPKPVKWNLPRLWGMSIILGIILAVGSWITLTTMFLPKGGIIQNFGALNGIMFLQISLTENWLIFITRAAGPFWSSIPSWQLAGAVFAVDIIATMFTLFGWWSENWTDIVTVVRVWIWSIGIFCVLGGFYYEMSTSEAFDRVMNGKPMKEKKSTRSVEDFMAAMQRVSTQHEKET, via the coding sequence atgGCTGAtacatcatcttcttcctcatcatcctcttcaGCATCTTCTGTTTCAGCTCATCAGCCAACTCAAGAAAAGCCTGCCAAGACTTACGATGACGCTGCATCCGAATCTTCtgacgatgacgatatCGATGCTTTAATCGAAGAACTACAATCTAATCACGGTGTCGACGATGAAGGCAGTGATGACGATGGTCCAGTTGCTGCCGGTGAAGCTAGACCAGTTCCAGAAGAATATTTACAAACTGACCCATCTTACGGTCTAACTTCCGATgaagttttgaaaagaagaaagaagtaCGGTTTGAATCAAATGGCTGACGAAAAGGAATCTTTAGTCGTCAAGTTTGTTATGTTTTTCGTCGGTCCAATTCAATTCGTTATGGAAGCCGCTGCTATTTTAGCTGCCGGTTTATCCGATTGGGTCGATTTCGGTGTTATTTGTGGTTTGTTAATGTTAAACGCTGGTGTTGGTTTCGTTCAAGAATTCCAAGCCGGTTCTATTGTcgatgaattgaaaaagacaTTGGCTAACACCGCTGTTGTTATCAGAGACGGTCAATTAGTTGAAATTCCAGCTAACGAAGTCGTCCCAGGTGATATTTTGCAATTGGAAGATGGTACCATTATCCCAACTGATGGTCGTATTGTCACTGAAGACTGTTTCTTGCAAATCGATCAATCTGCTATTACTGGTGAATCTTTGGCTGTCGACAAACATTACGGTGACCAAACCTTCTCTTCTTCCACTGTTAAGAGAGGTGAAGGTTTCATGGTTGTTACCGCTACTGGTGACAACACTTTCGTTGGTAGAGCTGCCGCTTTGGTTAACAAAGCCGCTGGTGGTCAAGGTCATTTCACTGAAGTTTTGAACGGTATTGGTATTATCTTATTGGTTTTAGTCGTTGCCACTTTGTTGTTGGTCTGGACTGCTTGTTTCTACAGAACTAACGGTATTGTTAGAATCTTGAGATACACTTTAGgtattactattattggTGTCCCAGTTGGTTTGCCAGCTGTCGTTACCACTACTATGGCCGTCGGTGCTGCTTACTTAGCTAAGAAGCAAGCTATTGTCCAAAAGTTGTCCGCTATTGAATCCTTGGCTGGTGTCGAAATCTTGTGTTCCGATAAGACTGGTACTTTGACCAAGAACAAGTTGTCTTTGCACGAACCATACACTGTTGAAGGTGTTTCTCCAGATGACTTGATGTTGACTGCTTGTTTGGCTGCTTccagaaagaagaagggtTTGGATGCTATTGATAAGGCTTTcttgaaatctttgaaacAATATCCAAAGGCTAAGGATGCTTTGACCAAGTACAAGGTTTTGGAATTCCACCCATTTGACCCTGTCTCCAAGAAGGTTACTGCCGTTGTTGAATCTCCAGAAGGTGAAAGAATTGTTTGTGTTAAGGGTGCTCCATTATTCGTCTTGAAGACTGTCGAAGAAGATCACCCAATCCCAGAAGATGTCCATGAAAACTACGAAAACAAGGTTGCTGAATTGGCTTCTAGAGGGTTCCGTGCTTTAGGTGTTGCTAGAAAGAGAGGTGAAGGTCACTGGGAAATCTTGGGTGTTATGCCATGTATGGATCCACCAAGAGACGATACTGCTCAAACTGTTAGTGAAGCTAGACATTTAGGTCTAAGAGTTAAAATGTTAACTGGTGATGCTGTCGGTATTGCTAAGGAAACTTGTAGACAATTGGGTTTGGGTACCAACATTTACAACGCTGAAAGATTAGGTCTAGGTGGCGGTGGTGACATGCCAGGTTCCGAATTAGCtgattttgttgaaaatgcCGATGGTTTCGCTGAAGTTTTCCCACAACATAAATACAGAGTTGTTGAAATCTTGCAAAACAGAGGTTACTTGGTTGCTATGACTGGTGATGGTGTTAACGATGCTccatctttgaagaaggcTGATACTGGTATTGCTGTCGAAGGTGCTACTGATGCTGCTAGATCTGCTGctgatattgttttcttggcTCCTGGTTTATCTGCCATTATTGATGCTTTGAAGACTTCCAGACAAATTTTCCACAGAATGTACTCTTACGTTGTTTACCGTATTGCTTTGTCCTTACATTTGGAAATCTTCTTGGGTCTATGGATTGCTATTTTGGATAACTCTTTGAACATTGATTTGATTGTTTTCATTGCCATTTTCGCTGATGTTGCTACTTTGGCTATTGCTTACGATAATGCTCCTTACTCTCCAAAGCCAGTCAAGTGGAACCTACCAAGATTATGGGGTATGTCTATTATCTTAGGTATTATTTTGGCTGTCGGTTCATGGATTACCTTGACCACTATGTTCTTACCAAAGGGTGGTATTATCCAAAACTTCGGTGCTTTGAACGGTATTATGTTCTTGCAAATTTCCTTGACTGAAAACTGGTTGATTTTCATTACCAGAGCTGCTGGTCCATTCTGGTCTTCTATTCCATCATGGCAATTGGCTGGTGCCGTCTTCGCTGTCGACATCATCGCTACCATGTTTACCTTATTCGGTTGGTGGTCTGAAAACTGGACTGATATTGTTACTGTCGTCCGTGTCTGGATCTGGTCTATTGGTATCTTCTGTGTCTTGGGTGGTTTCTACTACGAAATGTCCACTTCCGAAGCCTTTGACAGAGTGATGAACGGTAAGCCaatgaaggaaaagaagtCTACCAGAAGTGTCGAAGACTTCATGGCTGCTATGCAAAGAGTCTCTACTCAACACGAAAAGGAAACCTAA